From one Butyricimonas faecihominis genomic stretch:
- a CDS encoding TonB-dependent receptor codes for MKRIVMLGMIFMLALVSTSFAEITLKGKVTDAKSGKALIGANVRLVGTSIGIATNNKGEFILENIPDGTYTLRASYSGYEVASIKVNSNKNDILFRLTATPVNLNQVVVTGTGTHRRLKDSPVPIEVISGTDLKSAGVNSFEDALLLLNPSFNIRPTVMGSYFTLNGMSNKYILILVDGKKVAGDVSNNTDLSRIDMSRVKRIEILKGAASALYGSDAIAGVINIITEQPKDPISVQSKTRFGGESSFSQNASIDLHFGKFTSSTSYQRRQMGGWQLSPYEIDGDTAILTRREASSKFHSNIVNQRFTYAPVKSLSLYAQGGYFDREVNRPVQEKKDDGGYTYDLTYMDYNIGVGGRYQLNSTDYIALDLYMDNYEYNKLYTVAQVSKKDTTFRIGDEELTKRQKYYNGNLKGVFKLGSYNKISAGTEYTNDYMKNPGNLEEPEEIYTLALYAQDEIRLWKNLQILPGFRYVYNEMFKNRFTPKIALMYTLGSFNFRTSYAAGFKTPSIQELYYDYEARGAITIGNPDLKPEKANYYNINVEYAGKYLNVSVNGYINDVKDIIEKYDVGVTDEDKANGIKTRNVYHNLDKASIKGFDVTINSYLGAGFSAAGSYNCVYAADDSGRRLSESVRHAATFRAGWSHEWNKYKLRANINGRMQGSKYIYKKTTDKTTGKDIYTDVSAPKYQLWNLATTHTFAPVGNFLFEINAGIDNIFDWTDDRPSGVNYATLNPGRTLFASLIIRFTK; via the coding sequence ATGAAGAGAATTGTAATGCTAGGCATGATATTCATGTTAGCCTTGGTAAGTACCTCGTTTGCAGAGATCACATTAAAAGGAAAAGTCACAGATGCAAAGAGTGGAAAAGCCCTCATCGGTGCAAACGTTCGTCTGGTCGGAACAAGCATAGGGATTGCCACCAACAACAAAGGGGAGTTCATTCTAGAAAATATTCCGGATGGCACGTACACGCTACGGGCAAGCTATTCAGGCTACGAAGTTGCCTCGATAAAAGTCAACAGCAACAAAAACGACATTCTATTCCGGCTCACGGCCACCCCGGTAAACCTGAATCAAGTTGTCGTCACGGGAACGGGAACACACCGCCGTTTGAAAGATTCTCCCGTACCCATCGAGGTCATCAGCGGTACTGACTTGAAAAGTGCGGGCGTGAACTCCTTCGAAGATGCCCTCCTGTTACTGAATCCTTCATTCAACATACGTCCCACCGTCATGGGTTCCTACTTCACGCTGAACGGCATGAGTAACAAATACATCCTCATCCTTGTCGACGGCAAAAAAGTGGCCGGGGACGTGTCCAACAACACCGACCTCTCCCGTATTGACATGAGCCGGGTCAAGCGTATCGAAATACTGAAAGGAGCGGCATCCGCACTCTATGGTTCCGACGCTATTGCCGGGGTAATCAACATCATCACGGAACAACCGAAAGACCCGATCAGCGTGCAATCCAAGACCCGTTTCGGGGGAGAATCCAGCTTCTCGCAAAATGCCAGCATAGACCTACACTTTGGTAAATTCACCTCTTCCACCTCCTACCAAAGGAGACAGATGGGAGGCTGGCAATTAAGCCCTTACGAGATTGACGGGGACACAGCCATACTCACGAGAAGAGAAGCTTCCAGCAAGTTCCATTCCAACATTGTCAATCAACGCTTCACCTACGCCCCGGTGAAAAGCCTAAGCCTGTACGCCCAAGGGGGATATTTTGACCGGGAAGTAAACCGTCCCGTGCAGGAGAAGAAAGATGACGGGGGCTACACCTATGACCTAACCTACATGGACTACAACATCGGCGTGGGCGGACGCTACCAGCTAAACTCCACCGATTACATCGCACTGGACCTCTACATGGACAACTACGAATACAACAAACTGTACACCGTGGCACAGGTCAGTAAAAAAGACACGACCTTCCGCATCGGGGACGAGGAATTGACGAAACGCCAGAAATACTACAACGGGAACCTGAAAGGCGTGTTTAAACTAGGCTCATACAACAAAATTTCCGCAGGTACCGAGTACACGAACGACTACATGAAAAACCCCGGAAACCTCGAAGAACCGGAAGAGATCTACACGCTGGCCCTGTACGCGCAAGACGAGATTCGCCTCTGGAAAAACCTGCAAATTTTGCCGGGATTCCGCTACGTGTACAACGAGATGTTTAAGAACCGCTTTACCCCGAAAATAGCCTTGATGTACACCCTCGGCTCCTTCAATTTCAGAACATCCTACGCCGCCGGTTTTAAAACCCCCAGCATACAAGAACTATATTACGATTACGAAGCCCGCGGGGCTATCACCATCGGGAACCCAGACCTGAAACCGGAAAAAGCAAACTACTACAACATCAACGTGGAATATGCCGGGAAATATCTGAATGTCTCTGTCAACGGGTACATCAACGACGTGAAAGACATCATCGAGAAATACGACGTTGGGGTTACCGACGAGGATAAAGCGAACGGGATAAAAACCCGGAACGTGTACCACAACCTCGACAAAGCCAGTATCAAAGGCTTCGATGTCACGATCAATAGCTACTTGGGTGCCGGGTTTTCTGCCGCCGGATCCTACAACTGCGTGTATGCCGCCGATGATTCCGGACGCCGCCTGAGCGAATCGGTACGCCACGCGGCAACCTTCCGGGCCGGGTGGAGCCATGAATGGAACAAGTACAAACTACGGGCCAACATCAACGGGAGAATGCAAGGTTCAAAATACATCTACAAAAAGACCACGGACAAAACAACCGGGAAAGACATTTACACCGACGTCAGCGCCCCCAAGTACCAGCTCTGGAACTTGGCGACCACCCACACCTTCGCTCCCGTGGGTAACTTCCTGTTCGAAATCAACGCCGGGATTGACAACATCTTTGACTGGACGGACGATCGCCCCAGCGGGGTAAACTATGCCACGCTAAACCCCGGACGCACACTATTTGCCAGTCTCATTATTCGTTTCACCAAATAA
- a CDS encoding PepSY domain-containing protein, whose translation MLTKLFIHIHRILGLILCILCFSWFISGIVMIYHSFPRVSQEDRFTRAEILDTNGLPAIQDVLLRLPAKTPTRGLSLNNPYGDPVFSIGGGRQSVELYADTNVVAPVINYALCENRAARWCADRKITRVDTLYALDQWIPLAHYKREFPIYKFYFDGPEKYQLYVSSRTANILQFTDSDNRFWAWFGAIPHWVYFTVIRENQNLWTQFMYWACYLGMFMCFTGFVLGIRSYWLARRKGFLRSPYKKRWFKWHHITGFFFGIFVFTWILSGYMSMAPLPSWLFGKQDSRGFRQSPAERQAPSPTDYALDYRKAITLTATPDDPVKTIEWTHYQGIPLYRLRTVSKEVTLDASTDTIRPFRITEEMILAAVKRLAGDSTTYSITKMNEYDNYYISRRRPLPLPVYKVTFDNKAKDCYYYNLESFRPVHYDTNGRWKRWLYRGLHTLDIKFLVERPALWTVVIWTLLLGGAVVSFTGIVLSVKYLKNRFIKFVKFIRFIK comes from the coding sequence ATGTTAACCAAATTGTTTATCCATATCCACCGGATACTGGGGTTAATTCTCTGTATCCTGTGCTTTTCATGGTTCATATCCGGAATCGTGATGATCTACCACTCCTTTCCCCGTGTAAGCCAAGAAGATCGGTTCACTCGTGCGGAAATTCTTGATACGAATGGCTTGCCCGCCATCCAAGACGTGTTACTCCGCCTCCCGGCCAAAACGCCAACCCGCGGACTCTCCCTGAACAACCCTTATGGAGATCCCGTATTCAGTATAGGGGGAGGACGTCAAAGCGTTGAGTTATACGCGGACACGAATGTCGTGGCTCCCGTTATTAACTACGCACTCTGTGAAAACCGGGCTGCTCGCTGGTGTGCCGATCGAAAGATTACCCGGGTGGATACCCTGTACGCCCTCGACCAATGGATCCCCCTCGCCCATTACAAGCGGGAATTTCCCATCTACAAATTCTACTTCGACGGTCCGGAAAAATACCAGCTTTACGTCTCTTCCCGAACCGCCAATATCCTGCAGTTTACCGATTCCGACAATCGTTTCTGGGCATGGTTTGGAGCCATTCCCCATTGGGTGTATTTCACCGTTATCCGGGAAAACCAGAATCTTTGGACACAATTCATGTACTGGGCATGTTATCTCGGAATGTTCATGTGTTTTACCGGATTCGTTCTCGGCATACGTTCCTACTGGCTCGCTCGCCGGAAAGGCTTTCTTCGCTCCCCGTACAAGAAGCGATGGTTCAAGTGGCACCACATCACGGGTTTCTTCTTCGGTATATTTGTCTTCACGTGGATACTGAGCGGTTATATGTCCATGGCTCCGCTTCCTTCGTGGCTCTTCGGCAAACAGGACTCCCGCGGATTCCGCCAAAGCCCGGCTGAAAGACAAGCCCCGTCACCTACCGACTATGCCTTGGACTATCGAAAAGCCATTACCCTCACCGCTACTCCGGATGATCCTGTCAAAACCATCGAGTGGACCCACTACCAAGGTATTCCCCTCTATCGTCTCCGCACGGTCAGCAAGGAAGTGACCTTAGACGCCTCCACTGACACGATTCGTCCTTTCCGCATCACGGAAGAGATGATCCTCGCTGCCGTCAAACGCCTCGCCGGGGACTCAACCACCTACTCCATCACCAAGATGAACGAGTACGACAACTACTATATATCCCGTCGTCGTCCTCTACCGCTCCCTGTCTACAAGGTCACGTTCGACAACAAGGCGAAGGACTGTTATTACTATAACCTTGAATCTTTCCGTCCCGTTCACTACGACACCAACGGACGCTGGAAACGCTGGCTTTACCGTGGTCTTCACACCCTTGACATCAAATTTCTCGTCGAGCGCCCCGCACTATGGACCGTGGTCATTTGGACCCTTCTCCTTGGCGGTGCTGTTGTCTCCTTCACGGGAATCGTACTTTCGGTGAAATACCTCAAAAACAGGTTTATAAAGTTCGTAAAGTTTATAAGGTTCATAAAGTAG
- a CDS encoding TonB-dependent receptor gives MKKVVVLALLLFVCVGSLLAQENDKRKKKSITDSLFRIDQVDVMQKKKRIDLLGLDVPLRFVPITVSKLSSQMLDRKGIVDLMDAVKFLPGIVAKDKQYGQFQQFSIRGQGSAVVMIDGIRDERTLKNNVPYGDLAAVESIELLKGPAAILAGHSAMGGVLNIVRKKASPDFSANARISYGSWDERRATLGFGGKLVGPLEYRANINYSTGDGWREVNANRFSVYGVLGADLGKWGRIDVTGSYADDDYTTEIGAAPVMPGDMFYVDGDKPYALKGDRHPEADYREVYNDFANNYMKRKVWDMSVSYVYQITDWMKLKERFSYFHSDLDYHCIEGLSYRTSKDPIYKWYYKKSETEKIYVDLDTVQRGNAARQNPLNFNPDHKNVNNTIELTGKFETGSVLHNYTLGWTYNCFDFAQYNGYGDDDLWGPGLDALLPVRDPHIVQGWWDTKVSAVSLRTERTHGIYLHDVIEFNDKWKMMASGRVDLYSRKTSSATIDDGKQKYETKNRKEWKEVETSAFTYRVGVVYFPMPELSFYGSISSYFNPVTTTYSPTVMYLDRKGNEFNPDEDGGEVFKPEKGYSTEVGVRYTLNEMVDINASVFYIRKYNIVKSLGDTTVLVDGVATEKSIRGQVGRADSRGFDIEVVVRPLPTLQVTGGLGWSDYRLREIAESGRFSKYKEQNKNVRATGVPRTTFYAYADYTIPRGVLKNLSFHLSGNFKDKVFRNIDNRLYDPALWLMDAGIFYTIKNHVTLALNVNNLFDKEYFERTTIMAKPRNYQASVSYTF, from the coding sequence ATGAAAAAAGTTGTTGTATTAGCATTGTTGCTGTTTGTGTGTGTCGGTTCGCTTCTCGCTCAAGAGAACGACAAGCGAAAGAAAAAGAGTATCACGGATTCTTTATTCCGTATCGATCAGGTGGATGTGATGCAGAAAAAGAAGAGGATTGATTTGTTGGGATTGGATGTGCCTTTACGTTTCGTTCCGATAACGGTGAGCAAGTTGTCTAGTCAGATGCTTGACCGGAAAGGGATTGTCGATCTGATGGATGCCGTTAAGTTTTTGCCGGGGATTGTAGCGAAAGACAAACAATACGGGCAATTCCAACAGTTTTCCATTCGCGGACAGGGGAGTGCGGTTGTTATGATTGACGGGATTCGCGATGAGCGGACGTTGAAGAATAACGTACCTTACGGGGATTTGGCTGCCGTGGAGTCTATCGAGTTATTGAAGGGTCCCGCTGCTATTTTGGCCGGACATTCGGCTATGGGTGGCGTGTTGAATATCGTGCGCAAGAAAGCATCTCCCGATTTCTCGGCCAACGCTCGTATCAGTTATGGTAGCTGGGATGAGAGACGAGCTACTCTTGGTTTCGGGGGAAAACTTGTGGGACCTCTCGAATATCGTGCCAATATCAATTATTCAACGGGTGACGGATGGCGTGAGGTGAATGCAAATCGTTTTTCCGTGTATGGTGTTTTGGGAGCTGATTTAGGAAAGTGGGGACGTATTGATGTGACCGGTAGTTATGCCGATGATGATTACACGACCGAGATCGGGGCTGCACCCGTTATGCCCGGTGATATGTTCTACGTGGACGGAGACAAACCGTACGCGCTGAAGGGGGATCGTCACCCGGAGGCGGATTACCGCGAGGTTTATAATGACTTTGCCAATAATTACATGAAACGGAAAGTATGGGATATGTCTGTGTCATACGTTTACCAGATCACGGATTGGATGAAGTTGAAAGAACGTTTTTCCTATTTCCACAGTGATTTGGATTATCATTGTATTGAGGGGCTTTCTTACCGCACTTCCAAAGACCCGATATACAAATGGTATTATAAAAAGTCAGAGACCGAGAAGATTTATGTTGACTTGGATACGGTTCAACGGGGAAATGCTGCCCGTCAGAACCCGTTGAATTTTAACCCGGACCATAAAAACGTGAATAACACGATCGAGTTGACCGGGAAGTTCGAGACAGGTTCCGTGTTGCATAACTACACGTTGGGATGGACGTACAATTGTTTTGATTTCGCCCAGTATAACGGTTATGGAGATGACGATTTGTGGGGGCCCGGCTTGGATGCACTTTTGCCTGTGCGGGATCCGCATATCGTGCAGGGGTGGTGGGACACGAAAGTTTCAGCCGTTTCCCTGCGCACGGAGAGAACGCATGGAATTTATTTGCATGACGTGATCGAATTTAATGATAAGTGGAAAATGATGGCATCCGGGCGTGTGGATTTGTATAGCCGGAAAACATCAAGTGCCACGATTGATGACGGGAAACAGAAATATGAAACGAAGAACAGGAAAGAATGGAAAGAGGTGGAGACCTCGGCATTCACGTATCGAGTGGGTGTCGTGTATTTCCCTATGCCTGAATTGTCATTCTACGGTTCTATTTCTTCTTATTTCAATCCTGTAACCACGACATATAGTCCTACCGTGATGTATTTGGACCGCAAGGGTAACGAGTTCAATCCTGACGAGGATGGGGGCGAAGTGTTCAAGCCGGAAAAGGGGTATTCCACGGAAGTCGGTGTACGTTACACCTTGAACGAGATGGTGGATATAAACGCAAGCGTGTTTTATATTCGTAAGTATAATATCGTGAAGAGTCTGGGAGACACGACGGTATTGGTGGATGGCGTGGCCACGGAGAAGAGTATCCGGGGACAAGTCGGAAGAGCCGACTCGCGAGGTTTTGACATTGAGGTGGTTGTTCGTCCGTTACCGACTTTACAAGTTACGGGAGGTCTCGGTTGGTCGGACTATCGTTTGCGGGAAATTGCCGAGAGCGGACGTTTCTCTAAATATAAGGAACAGAATAAAAATGTTCGTGCCACGGGTGTGCCTCGTACGACATTCTACGCTTATGCCGATTACACGATACCACGCGGGGTGCTAAAGAATTTGTCATTCCATTTGAGTGGAAATTTCAAGGATAAGGTGTTCCGGAATATAGATAACCGGTTGTACGATCCGGCCTTGTGGTTGATGGATGCGGGTATTTTCTACACGATCAAGAATCACGTAACACTGGCATTGAATGTTAACAACTTGTTTGACAAGGAATATTTCGAGCGGACCACGATCATGGCGAAACCCCGGAATTATCAGGCATCGGTTTCTTATACTTTTTAA
- the cobJ gene encoding precorrin-3B C(17)-methyltransferase, whose product MKHGKIYVAGIGPGSEEDITPAVRTAIMQSDVVVGYKYYFNFIRSIVRPETECIDTGMKKEKDRAALAFEYAEQGHTVCVVSSGDAGIYGMAPLVLEMKRDKASDVEVEILPGISAFQKGAALLGAPIGHDFCIISLSDLMTPWEKIERRIEAAASADFVTAVYNPKSEGRYWQLYRLKELFLKYREPETPVGYIRQAGREEQEVKITTLHDFNPEEIDMFTIVIIGNSQSYTWNDKIITPRGYYREQCTENVGIGQEIMMRSFRTIESELRDKNIPLGRKWALLHAIHTTADFDMENILYTDNDAVETLHTALHDGKVRMIVTDVTMAASGIRKGALERLGIEVKCYLDDPRVAEMASRLKITRTQAGIRLAVEEHPEALYVFGNAPTALMELCKLMRQDKAHPIGVIGAPVGFVNVRESKHMLKSFTRLPKLVIEGRKGGSNLAATLVNAILCFDDAAQLRPGRDL is encoded by the coding sequence ATGAAACACGGAAAAATATATGTCGCCGGCATTGGGCCGGGTAGCGAGGAAGACATTACCCCAGCCGTACGGACAGCCATCATGCAATCGGACGTCGTGGTGGGTTACAAATATTACTTTAACTTCATCCGATCCATCGTCCGCCCCGAAACGGAGTGCATCGATACCGGGATGAAAAAAGAGAAAGACCGGGCAGCCCTTGCCTTCGAGTATGCCGAACAAGGACACACCGTCTGTGTTGTCAGCTCCGGAGATGCCGGAATATACGGGATGGCACCCCTCGTTCTTGAAATGAAACGGGATAAAGCGAGTGATGTTGAGGTAGAAATTCTTCCCGGGATCAGCGCCTTCCAGAAAGGAGCCGCATTACTGGGAGCCCCTATCGGGCATGACTTTTGCATCATCTCCCTCTCCGACCTCATGACCCCGTGGGAAAAGATCGAGCGTCGCATAGAAGCCGCCGCATCTGCCGATTTCGTGACTGCCGTCTACAACCCCAAAAGCGAGGGACGCTACTGGCAACTCTATCGCCTGAAAGAACTATTTCTCAAATACCGCGAACCGGAAACCCCTGTCGGCTACATCCGCCAAGCCGGACGTGAAGAACAAGAAGTCAAGATCACGACACTACATGATTTCAACCCGGAAGAGATCGATATGTTCACGATTGTAATCATCGGAAACTCTCAGTCCTACACGTGGAATGACAAGATCATCACTCCCCGCGGTTACTACCGGGAACAATGTACCGAAAACGTTGGTATCGGGCAGGAAATCATGATGCGCAGTTTCCGCACTATCGAATCCGAATTAAGGGACAAAAACATCCCCCTCGGCCGTAAATGGGCGTTGTTACACGCCATCCACACCACTGCCGACTTCGACATGGAGAACATTCTCTACACCGACAATGACGCCGTGGAAACACTCCATACTGCCCTGCACGATGGCAAGGTACGCATGATAGTAACCGACGTCACCATGGCAGCCTCCGGAATCCGCAAGGGAGCCCTCGAACGTCTCGGCATTGAAGTCAAATGCTACCTCGACGATCCTCGCGTGGCAGAAATGGCATCCCGTCTCAAAATCACCCGCACACAAGCCGGCATACGCCTTGCCGTGGAAGAACATCCCGAAGCACTCTACGTTTTCGGTAATGCCCCCACGGCCCTCATGGAACTATGCAAGCTCATGCGTCAGGATAAGGCCCATCCGATCGGTGTTATCGGTGCGCCCGTCGGTTTTGTCAACGTTCGGGAATCCAAACATATGCTGAAATCTTTCACCCGTCTACCCAAGCTCGTCATCGAGGGGCGCAAGGGAGGTAGTAACCTCGCCGCCACCCTCGTCAACGCCATCCTTTGTTTCGATGACGCCGCACAGCTACGACCGGGAAGAGACCTTTGA
- a CDS encoding aminopeptidase C yields the protein MKRTAFILFAFVFGGYMMAHAQQNTTAQDTTKPVGYQFTDIKRLPATSVKDQYRAGTCWSWSTSSFLESEMMRMGKDSVNLSAMYFVKHAYSDKADKYVRLHGVLNFAVGGASSDVTNMAKKYGIVPLEVYQGLNYGEPSHVFGEIDAVLKAYVQAVVENNNKRLSTAWKRGFDAILDTYLGPEPEKFEYQGKEYTPQTFAKEVVGLNMDDYVNLTSFTHHPFYTEFAIEVEDNWSWDKAYNLPLEELMQVMDYAIDNGYTFVWGADVSEKGFATKDAGVAVIPATDTKEMSGAEIAKWEKLPKGQQMMDAFKQGPAPEKTITQEMRQEEFDRYLTTDDHGMHIIGKAKDQNGTPYFIVKNSWNKYNKFGGYFYTSYPYMALKTMDIMVHKNAIPKAIRKKLGIN from the coding sequence ATGAAGAGAACAGCATTTATTTTATTCGCCTTCGTTTTCGGAGGGTACATGATGGCCCATGCGCAGCAGAATACGACGGCACAGGACACGACAAAGCCTGTAGGCTACCAGTTTACTGATATCAAGAGATTGCCCGCTACCTCCGTGAAGGATCAGTATCGTGCCGGAACTTGTTGGTCATGGTCAACGTCCTCTTTCCTAGAGTCGGAAATGATGCGAATGGGGAAAGATTCGGTGAATTTGTCGGCCATGTATTTCGTGAAACACGCTTATTCGGATAAGGCGGATAAATATGTTCGCTTGCACGGGGTGTTGAATTTTGCGGTGGGAGGAGCCTCTTCGGATGTGACGAATATGGCAAAGAAATATGGGATTGTGCCTCTTGAGGTGTATCAAGGATTGAATTACGGGGAACCGAGTCATGTTTTCGGAGAGATTGATGCTGTTTTGAAAGCTTACGTGCAGGCGGTAGTGGAAAATAACAACAAGCGGTTGAGTACGGCGTGGAAACGGGGATTCGATGCTATTCTGGATACTTATCTCGGACCGGAGCCGGAGAAGTTTGAATATCAAGGAAAAGAATATACACCGCAGACTTTCGCTAAAGAGGTGGTTGGTTTAAACATGGATGACTATGTGAATTTAACCTCTTTCACGCACCATCCTTTCTACACGGAGTTCGCTATTGAGGTTGAGGATAACTGGTCTTGGGATAAGGCTTATAATCTTCCGTTGGAAGAGTTGATGCAAGTGATGGATTATGCTATTGATAATGGTTATACTTTCGTCTGGGGTGCTGACGTGAGCGAGAAAGGATTTGCTACGAAGGATGCAGGGGTTGCCGTGATCCCCGCAACGGACACGAAGGAGATGAGCGGTGCGGAAATTGCTAAATGGGAAAAGTTGCCGAAGGGACAGCAGATGATGGATGCTTTCAAGCAAGGTCCGGCTCCCGAAAAGACGATCACGCAGGAGATGAGACAGGAAGAGTTCGATCGTTACCTGACAACTGACGATCACGGAATGCATATCATTGGTAAAGCAAAAGATCAGAACGGAACTCCTTATTTCATCGTGAAGAATTCTTGGAATAAGTATAACAAATTCGGAGGGTATTTCTACACATCTTATCCTTATATGGCTTTGAAGACAATGGATA
- a CDS encoding endonuclease domain-containing protein, translating to MTNPKITHNTKKQRDIRRELHQHGTPAEATLWKFLKGRQINNLRWRRQFSIETYILDFYCPAARLCIELDGASHFTPDGGYNDERRTESLWQKHGIRTLRFENKLIFEQPENILETIRIALTEGTQQTPPSATLPPPL from the coding sequence ATGACAAACCCAAAAATTACCCACAACACGAAAAAACAACGGGACATTCGTAGGGAACTACACCAGCACGGAACACCAGCGGAAGCGACTCTTTGGAAATTCCTCAAGGGACGACAAATAAATAATTTAAGATGGCGTAGACAATTTAGTATCGAAACCTATATTCTCGATTTCTATTGCCCGGCGGCCCGACTTTGCATTGAATTAGACGGGGCAAGTCATTTCACTCCCGATGGCGGATATAATGATGAACGCCGGACAGAATCTCTTTGGCAAAAACATGGAATCCGTACTCTCCGTTTTGAAAACAAGCTAATTTTTGAACAACCGGAAAATATACTCGAAACGATAAGGATAGCACTGACTGAAGGAACGCAACAAACTCCTCCGTCAGCCACGCTGCCACCTCCTCTATAA
- a CDS encoding sirohydrochlorin cobaltochelatase — MKNIFTALLLLTSLFTFAHGGGGFKHSDIFKTLGPNDKVAILMVHFGTTHDDTRALTIEAINKKVSQTFPGVEVREAYTSRMIMRRLKEKGMVKLNPTEAMDKLIADGYTHLILQPTNIIEGIEMEALQKEVASYQTKFKDIRLGTALLHSPEDYQAVVKAIAASIKDKEKGDCVFVCHGTYHPANSTYGMLDYVMKAQGHKNYHVGTIEGYPTMDDVIRELEANKAKEVTLIPFMFVAGDHAKNDIAGDWKDELEKKGYKVNVLLKGLGEYPAIQELFIQHVKFATKHQREDITVKKKKYEKTDDID; from the coding sequence ATGAAAAACATATTTACAGCTCTACTTTTATTGACAAGTCTGTTCACATTTGCCCACGGTGGAGGTGGTTTCAAACATTCCGATATATTCAAGACTCTTGGTCCTAATGACAAAGTAGCCATTCTCATGGTTCACTTCGGTACAACTCACGATGACACCCGAGCCTTGACCATCGAGGCCATTAACAAAAAAGTGTCACAAACATTCCCCGGAGTGGAAGTCCGTGAAGCCTACACTTCCCGCATGATCATGCGCCGCCTCAAAGAGAAAGGTATGGTCAAACTGAATCCGACCGAGGCCATGGACAAACTGATTGCCGACGGTTATACCCACTTGATCCTTCAACCCACGAACATCATCGAAGGAATTGAAATGGAAGCCCTGCAAAAAGAAGTTGCATCATACCAAACGAAGTTCAAAGACATTCGCTTAGGGACAGCTCTTCTTCATTCTCCCGAGGATTACCAAGCCGTGGTAAAAGCGATTGCCGCATCAATCAAGGACAAGGAAAAAGGGGATTGCGTCTTCGTATGCCACGGGACCTACCACCCGGCAAACTCAACCTACGGGATGCTCGACTACGTGATGAAAGCTCAAGGACACAAGAACTACCACGTGGGAACGATCGAAGGTTACCCCACGATGGATGATGTAATCCGCGAACTCGAAGCGAATAAGGCAAAAGAAGTGACCTTGATACCCTTCATGTTCGTGGCCGGAGACCATGCCAAGAATGACATCGCCGGGGACTGGAAAGACGAACTGGAAAAGAAAGGCTATAAAGTAAACGTCCTGCTCAAAGGACTGGGAGAATATCCCGCCATACAGGAACTTTTCATCCAACACGTGAAATTCGCCACCAAACACCAACGGGAAGACATCACCGTGAAGAAAAAGAAATACGAGAAAACAGACGATATAGACTAA